The Theropithecus gelada isolate Dixy chromosome 18, Tgel_1.0, whole genome shotgun sequence genome includes the window ACCCCTTAGAATTCCCATTGCATCTACTATGCAGCCGGTGATGGTATTCTGCCCTGTACCTTGCCCAGTCACCCTCAGCATGTCCAACTCGACTCTAAGGGTGAGGTCCCTTAGAGCAAGAGTTTCATGATTTTCAGTGTGTTCTGAGACTCCTGCAGTGCCTGACGCTCTCCCCAGTGCACAGGTGACAGGCACCTACTTCCAGATTTCCGAAGAACCGTTCACACGGCCAGTGTCAGGCTGGAGAAAAGCCGCTACGTCCGTCTCTGCTGTGGGGCCCTCAGTGCGGTGTGGAGTTGGCATGACGTGTGGTTTTGCCCACATCAGAACCACGTCCCTGGCATAGTGGAATTATTAACAGTGAAGCTGTATCTTACATTCGTGATTTTGTTTGAAAGGATTCTGCTCATCAGCTCATCCATTTTCATCAAGTACCTCAGCGTGCCCCACGTGTGCTAATGCAAAGCGTACAGATTAACTTCTAATAGGATCAGCAACATACCCACCCAGGACAAAACAGTCTAGCCCGTGTGGTCCTAGGGCACATGCACTGTGTTTAGGGAGGGGAGAAATCTCAGAGCCAGGGACGCCTGCAAAGGTTGGAAGGATCCAGCAGAATCTGGGTAGGTAGAGAAACCCTCCCGGGGAGAAATGGCTTAGGCCACAGGGTGCGGTGAGCAGGGGCTGTGAGAAgaggggcctgggcctgggcctggcctgATGAAGTACAGGATGCAGCTGAGAAACTCTGAGAGAACTGGCTGAGGCCGCCTTGGCTGGGCAAGACCAGGAAGCAGCTCGGGCTGGGCAGAGCAGCCTGAACTGAATCCAGGTGTGATCAAGACCCAGTGCAGGTCACCAGGCAGAGGTGGCTAGAGATAAGATGCATGTAGTGTAGACAGATCAGCAAGGAGCCTTTCTCAATTCTCACGGGGAGGGGACACAGTGTCCTGAGAGCTGGAGCAAATCATAGGAAGGATCTGCCCTGGGCAGTGACTTAGCTTGTACTCAGAGAGGCATGAGTGTCTGAGCAAGTAACCTCTTGCATTACTGAGCTAGTGACCACTGGATTTATTAGGGACCTACTGTGGGACCTCAGACACTGCCGGCTGCTGTCTGCTTGACCTCTCACCCCTGTAGCCCCACTGTGGGGTGACTGAGGAGGGACTGCGGCTGAGAAAGGTGGAGCCACTTGTATTCCAGGATCACACAGGGAGTGATGGTGCAGACCAGCCAGTGACCCGAGCCTGACTCAAGACCCATGTGTGAACGCTGGAAGCTGCTGATAGCCAAAGAGGAAAGCAAGCACGTGTGCGGTTGTTCCCTGCTTTCCCCAAATAATTGTGTTCCTCCTGCTCTTCCACAGCATGTTTGATGTTGGCGGCCAGAGGGATGAGAGGAGAAAATGGATCCAGTGctttaatggtgattttttttatgCTCTCTCAAGCAAATGGGAGTGAATTCTAACACTCAGCATTGCTGTGCTTAACTGTTTTTGAATTAGATGATCTCTCATCTAACTAGTATGTAAAGCATAGCATTTTATAGATTATGATGCTCCTTCCTTAGATactaatctcattaaaaaaagcatttaagggccaggcgccatggctcatgcctgtaatcccagcaccttgggaggccaaggagggcggataacctgaagtcaggagttcgagaccagcctggccaatgtggagaaaccagagctctattaaaaaatacaaaaattagccaggtgtggtggctcatgcctgtaatcccagcattttgggaggctagggtgggtggatcacctgaggttaggagttcaagaccagcctgaccaacatggtgaaaccccgtctctactaaaaatgcaaaaattagccaggtgttgtcgtgcacgcctgtaatcccagctactcgggaggctgaggcaggagaatcgcctgaacccaggaggcggaggttgcagtgagccaagattgtgccattgtactccagcctgggcaacaagagtgaaactcttgtctcagaaaaaaatacaaaaattagccaggcatggtgacacatgcctgtaatcgtagctactagggaggctgaggcaggagaatcacttgaacctgggaggcagaagttgcagtgagccaagatcatgccattgcactccagcctgggagacaagagtgaaactccatctcaaaaaaaaaaaaaaagcatttaagcATCCCAAATTTATGTGCGTCTTTTGGGCTGGGCTCTTCATCAAGTGTGTTACTGAAGCAACCAGTGGTGCGCACGGGCAGGCTGTTCTGTGACTGAATAGTCCTATCACTGAGTAAATGTTTTTGTGGAACTGAGTGGCTGCTGCGTGTGTACTTTCTTGCAGCTCCACAGCGAGGGTGTCTAACTGAggtgctttcctttttctcctcaccAAGATGTCACGGCTATCATTTATGTCGCAGCCTGCAGTAGCTACAACATGGTGATTCGAGAAGATAACAACACCAACAGGCTGAGAGAGTCCCTCGATCTTTTTGAAAGCATCTGGAACAACAGgtgacaaaaataacaaattcagTCTCACCACTGGAttgcaaattttcttttgttaaaaatgcGCTCAGGCCAGGTGttgcggctcacacctataatctcaacactgggaggccgaggcaggtgtgtcacttgagcccaggagttggaaaccaacctgggcagcatgaagaaaccctgtctctacaaaaaatacaaagattagccaggcgtggtggtgcacacctgtagtcccagctactcaggagcttgaGGTAGGAGGAccggttgagcccaggaggtgagggttgcagtgaactgagatcacactgctgcactcctgcctgggcaacacagcaagacccggtctcaaaacacacacacacctacacccacaccccccccacacactcTTTACTGATAAATCCAGAACTGTACGAAATATCTCTTTTAGTTCATCTATTGTATAGACATACTAAAAATGtggagtattttattttattttattttattattttattttattttattttgagacggagtctcactgtgtcgcccaggctggagtgcagtggcgctttctcagctcactgcaagctccacctcccgggttcacgccattctcctgcctcagcctcccgagttgctgggactacaggcgcccgccacctcgcccggctagttttttgtatttttagtagaggcggggtttcaccatgttagccaggatggtctcgatctcctgacctcgtgatccgcccacctcggcctcccaaagtgctgggattacaggcgtgagccaccgcgcccggccagtgtagAGTATTCTTTGATGAAGTTCTGATAGTGCTTTGTCAAGAAAATTTAGGTCTCTGTTTTGAAAGCCTAAGATTACATTCAGCCTTCCATATCTTCAGGTTCCatatctgcagattcaaccaaccacagattgaaaatattcaaaaataaatttaagatagcaatacaacaacaaaaaataatacaagattacagtggcttacacctgtaatcccagcactttgggaggctgagacaggggaattgcttgagctcaggagctggagaacagcctgggcaacatgttgaaaccccgtatctataaaaaatacaaaaattcatcaggcgtggtggggcacacttgtagtcccagctacttgggaagctgaggcaagaggatcacttgagcccaggaggcggaggttacagtgagctgagatcatataactgcacttcagtctgggcaacagagggagactccgtctgaaaaaacttaattaattaattaaaataaaaaattcagcaaggaaaaaaattggactaaaaaataataatacaaataagcaatacagtataacaagTACTCGCCAGCTTTTACATTGTGATAGGTATGATAGGTAATGTGGAGATGATTTAAGCACATGGGAGGGTGTGcatgggttatatgcaaatactacaccatttcaTACAAGGGAGCCTCCTCAGATTTTGGTTTTTACAGGGAGTCGTAGACCAATCTCCCATGGGTATCAAGGGACGATTCTATATCTAGGGTTCGAAAtaggttttgtttggtttttaaaatttaggaagTACCAGTTTaggggccaggaacagtggctcatgcctgtaatcccagcactttgggaggccaaggcaggaggatcacctgagattaggagttcaagaccaacctgaccaaaatggcgaaaccccgtctctactgaaaatacaaaaattagccaggcgtggtggtgggcgcctgtagtcccagctactcaggaggccgaggcatgagaatcacttgaacccaggaggtggaggttgtggtgagctgagatcgcaccactgcactccagcctgggcaacagagtgagactccatctcaaaaaataaaacaaaaaaattttacatttaaaaataaataaataaagtaccaGTTTAGGACATCCACTAATGACTAGATGATCTGTAAGATCCCTTACAGCTCACAATCACCACATAATTATATTTGAAACTACTAGCATTGCAAAGTGGCATTAGTGATTATTTCAGAAAGGAATATTTAGCACacacataatacatacatatatagttagAAATCAAAGTTTCTTCTGAAGTATTTAGGAAGAAATATTACCAAGGAGGACAGGAAACATAAGTTTACCTTGTAAAGTTTTGGATTCtcagaaaaatgattttctatGAAATGTTCAACAACCAGCCTCAAATTTGTGGTAATAAGACAGTTAATAGGAAAGAAACAGGGTCAGGAAATACCAGGTATACAGAAGGATACTATAGagttattataaatttatttatatacactGTATGTGTAAGTGGGAAAATGACCACAGTCttataagaaaaaacagattttaaaatactgtgctCTTGTTTTTATAAGTATGTGTGAGGACAGAAAAAAACTTGGGCATAAAAACGTAAAACTTCTATAGTAATTGTTTCTCTGGGCAtaattacatttgatttttttctttatgtttttctataatttaaggtttgtttttacaaaggttatatattttattactagaAGAAGCAGGTAAGCTATTTCCATTTGAGGGGAAAGTGGATTGTGTgtggggtttttatttttatttttattttttgagatggagtctcactttgttccctaggctggaatgcagtggcgcaatctcggctccccacaagctccacctcccaggttcaagcgattctcctgcgtcagcctccggaatagctgggactgcaggtgtttgccaccacacctggctaatttttgtatttttagtagagacagggtttcaccgtgttggtcaggctggtctcgaactcctgacctcgtgatctgcccgcctctgcccaccaaagtgctgggattacaggcgtgaaccaccacacttggccagaTTGTTATTAATTCGTAGTAAGATTCCTGTAGACTAATTTGTGTTATTAATTGGTAGTAAGATTCCTGTAGACTAATTTGTGTTATTAATTGGTAGTAAGATTCCTGTAGACTAATCAGTTAGCTTGATTCCTTTGAAGTGATGGAGGCGGAAGAAGAACCAAGCCAGCTGCACTTTAAGCTCTGTGTTATTAGCTCATGAGTCATATATTATTCTGTTGTTGTTAACATTTTCACTTCTAATGTGAATTTTCCCACCTTTTATTGGTAAATGACATCACAGAAATCCAAGTGAACTCATTACATAAGTAAATCTTAGCTTTGGTTCCGATAAATTTATATTCCCTATGGGACTGAATTAGAAAGTGCTTAACTATggattgagtatcccttatccaaaatgcttgggaccaaaagtgtttcagatttctggtggtgttgttgttgttgttgttttggaatAGTTGCATTATACTTACTAGTCAGCATCCCTAATATGAAAATCCAAAGTGTGAAGTGCTCCAACAAGCATTTCttttgagcatcatgtcagtgctgaaaaagttttggattttgaagcatttcGGATTTTGTGTTTCTGGATTAGGGCTGCTCAACCTGTACCTATATTTGTTTATCATTGTTTACAGATGGAATGAGGATACTGGTGTACTGAACTTTCTTGAATCCTATACAATTTTAGGAGAATGATGGTATTCTTTTAATTTAGCAACTTCTTGTTAGAGGCGCTTTCATATACTAGTGTATGTGaactgtgtgtgtttatttttcctttttcaggtGGTTACGGACCATTTCTATCATCTTGTTCTTGAACAAACAAGATATGCTGGCAGAAAAAGTCTTGGCAGGGAAATCAAAAATTGAAGACTATTTCCCAGAATATGCAAATTATACCGTTCCTGAAGACGGTAAGATTTCAAAACACATTCTTATGATTGAGGAAtagaattgttttattaataGTCCTATAACTCTAATTCACATACTTCTGATGAATCTAAGAAATTCACTTGATTTAAAACAATTCTGTTTCTACTGCCCATATCCTAAAGTACTGGAGTGTTAAAATGTCCTATTTAGGATCCCGTTGGTAAAGTTTCCGAGTTTGACTTTCCATTGAAACTGTGCCGCCGAAGAAGGAGCCGTTTTGGGGTGTGACTGTGTCATGCTGCTGTGAGCTCTCCCTCTAGAGCCTTTGACGGGGTTGGGCATGACAGGGCCTTGTTAGTCCTTGATACAGACGCTCTGACTTCACCCTCCGATGACCCTGCCTGGTAGTTTCTATTATTCTTTTCCGTGGAAAGAGAGTCTGAGAGAGAAAAGATAATGTGTTCAAAGCCACACGGGTAGAGTCGTGCAGGCAAGGCAGTCCTTGCACCCTTTGTCCCCAAGCCCGTGCTGGCAGCAGCCACGCTTACCTGCTCCTATCTCTAGCCTTGCTGTGGCTGCAGCCTTGGGGGTTTCCAGCAGGGCCAGCAGCCACCCCCGGCTGCCTGAGACTGAGGGGTTTCCGGGGCACGGGACTGTCAGTGCTAAAGCTGGGAAGGTAGACCAGGAAGAGATGGTCACTCCATTTCCAGTCGCTGACACTTCAGTTTCCAGTGAACACCAGGTCTACCAGAGGCCCACAGGCGTGATTTAAGGTGAGATAGCACCACTTTCTACATCTTGAATTCCAAACTAGAAAACGCAGAATAAAAGAGACTTTCCTGGAAAATATAgtgaagatttggaaaatttactttttatcctcaatgaagaaggaaaagaaaacttgcATTTGTCGTTAAACTTTCTTGCTCCTTATGTtcaatgttcttttcttcttcatgggAGAggcattgtataaatatattcacAGTAAAATCCTGACCCGTGTGGGGCATTCCCACAAAATCCTGCTGCCATCACCTGAGTCAGAAAGACCTGAAAAAAAATCCTACCGCTACATATTTCCTTATAggaacaaggccgggcgcggtggctcacgcctgtaatcccagcactttgggaggccgagacgggcagatcacgaggtcaggagatcgagaccatcctggctaacacagtgaaaccccgtctctactaaaaactacaaaaaggtggccgggcgcggtggctcaagcctgtaatcccagcactttgggaggccgagacgggcggatcacgaggtcaggagatcaagaccatcctggctaacacagtgaaaccccgtctctactaaaaaatacaaaaagctagccaggcaaggtggcgggcgcctgtagtcccagctacttgggaggctgaggcaggagaatagcataaacccgggaggcggagcttgcagtgagctggatccggccactgcactccagcctgggtgacagagcgagactccgtctccaaaaaaaaaaaaaaaaaaaaaaactagctggtcatgatggtgggtgcctgtaatcccggctactggggaggatgaggtgggagaatcgcttgaaactgggaggtggaggttgcagtgagccaagatcacaccagtgggcgagagaatgagactccgtctccaaaaaaaaagaaagaaaacaaaagtacatGTTTGGTTTTGTCTAGCTGTACATGTATTTTAATGCTGTGAATATGCAGCAGCCCAACGGTGAAATTCCCGAGTTCTATCTTTGTTTCATGTTGCTTACGTAAAGTTGCATTTGTCATTTCTACAGCAACACCAGATGCAGGAGAAGACCCCAAAGTTACGAGAGCCAAGTTCTTTATCCGGGACCTGTTTTTGGTAAGCCATTTTGTTAACCTTTGTTTTTTTACCTCCATTCTTAATCTTTTGTTTCTTGCAGTATGCAGATTACTTACTCTTTGATTTAATCTTCCTTAACGTTATGAGAGATGAGAAAGGGTATGTTACTTTCATTTCACAGCTGAGCACAccgaggttcagagaggttagatTTCTcaccccaggtcacacagcttccAACCAGCAGAGCCCGGGTGAGAACACAGCGTCCCGGGGAATGGCACTTGGATGGGCTACACTTCATTCACTTCTTGTATTTTCCAAAAAGGACAGCGTCCTTCAGCAAAGTCCAAGCACCCATGCTCTTCCTCCACCCAAAAGCACTAACAGGCTGATGGTTTATGTAAAAACAGGTGTGCACAAATTCAGGTactttttcttcagctttttgaGATTTTGAGATTTTTTAGATATATTTGAGATTATATTTGGgataattttgagataatttcaaacttacataTGAGGCGGAAGATTTGTACAAATAACTCCCATAtactcaggccaggtgcagtggctcatgcctgtaatcccagcacttgggaggccgaagcaggtagatcacctgaggtcaggagttcgagaccagcctggccaacatggtgaaaccccgtctctactaaaaatacaaaaaattagctgggtacagtggcacgcacctgtaatcccagctactctggaggctgaggcagaagaatcgcctaaagccaggaggcagaggttgcagtgagccgagatcacaccactgcactccagcctggccgacagactctgtctcaaacaaaacaaacaaacaaaaaaaactcccaTATACTCTTTACCCAAATTGACCAACTGGCAAAAATTTGCCACATATGCTttatctatattattttctttgaaataaccTACAGTGTATAGCTAGCTGTGAGTTTTTACTCACTTCAAACTATTACAGGCCAAGGCATTCCCAAGAGCGTGTTCCCAGTAGTAGTCCAGGCGCACTTAACACGTGTGGACGAGGTCTCAGCCCCGGGAGCACTAGGGCTGATCCTCGGCTGTGAGGCCTTTCCGTGGggactggcactccagcctggcctttcACCGCCCTTTTCCCAGCCACCCCTGTGGGATGACTCCTGAATCCTACAGTGAGTTAGAAAGTAACAATGAAGAGAAATCAAGGCCCCAGGGTGAGTTCAGAGGACAAGAGTTCCCCCAGACGTGCATGGCCGTAAGTGCATGGCAGCACCGGAAGAGCTTGTGCAGCTGAATAAATCTGGGATGTGCTGTGTTAAATACAGCGTGGGAGGTTCCTCTGCCTCTCTGAGACTGTCAGATTCTCAGAGCCTTTACTTAAGGCCAATTAATGTGCATTGCAGATCTCTTCAATAAGGGGATTTAGTTTGTAATAGATCAAGGAATCCCTTAATTTTAAGGAGCATTTTGTAAGACCATAacatataaagacacaaaaaaaatggttttctaaTGAGAACTAAATGTTAATTAAGCATGCATATGTTGGGCATTTAAATGAAGATTAGAAACATCCAGGCCGGATGCAGTTGCTCATGcatgttatcccaacactttgggaggccaaggcaggtggatcacctgacgccagaagttcgagatcagctagacaacatatcaagacctcgtgtctacagaaaattttaaaacgttCCTGGCTATGGTGGCACaggcatgtagtcccagctactcaggaggctgaggtgggaggattccttgagcccaggaatttgaggtggcagtgagctatgattgtgccactgcaccccagcctgggtgacaccagcctgggggacagcaacactccatctcaaaacaaaaacaaaactatttgaaGCAACGCCCTTTGCAATGACTCCATTCCCTTAATTTTAAGGCTCTAGACAGGGACAAATAGTCACACTATTACAGAAGAAAgccttttttggtttgtttatttgggGCATTGCCTc containing:
- the GNAL gene encoding guanine nucleotide-binding protein G(olf) subunit alpha isoform X3 — encoded protein: MFDVGGQRDERRKWIQCFNDVTAIIYVAACSSYNMVIREDNNTNRLRESLDLFESIWNNRWLRTISIILFLNKQDMLAEKVLAGKSKIEDYFPEYANYTVPEDATPDAGEDPKVTRAKFFIRDLFLRISTATGEGKHYCYPHFTCAVDTENIRRVFNDCRDIIQRMHLKQYELL